A single Struthio camelus isolate bStrCam1 chromosome 8, bStrCam1.hap1, whole genome shotgun sequence DNA region contains:
- the CIMAP2 gene encoding ciliary microtubule-associated protein 2 isoform X4 has translation MKRSKRVKETLGPGTYNIKDFLQEKRPSSLRGVCDTRERRFRDVLRDCYPGPGTYSPRGDPCAGREEPAARSASSRGLMDSRTPQRVLPMTLGSGLGPASYNLPNSIDELLGRVVSTRGPYDLFSGNRSEPAGRGHRARELCDVAPRQQRGAELSPRGAKSFLEELTSRDNKKKGRFSTVPREPGHPAERIFWATLSQCPRDAFAAGPGSYDPKAIERSEYFNQPPFWSSAKRFDRKSCRLFAGNENPVGAGRYNITRHEKYPCKIRYQSLYQCETRRYLSNLERDAYLLERLKPSIKNNWNDLIAAPHCPDTSEAITAVF, from the exons ATGAAGAGAAGCAAACGCGTG AAAGAAACGCTGGGCCCGGGCACCTACAACATCAAAGACTTTCTGCAGGAGAAGCGGCCGTCGAGCCTCAGGGGCGTCTGCGACACCAGGGAGAGGCGGTTCAGAGATGTCCTCAGG GACTGCTACCCCGGCCCCGGCACCTACAGCCCGCGGGGGGACCCCTGCGCCGGCCGCGAGGAgccggccgcccgctccgccaGCTCGCGGGGCCTCATGGACAGCCGGACGCCCCAGCGCGTCCTGCCCATGACCCTG GGCAGCGGCTTGGGGCCGGCCTCCTACAACCTGCCCAACAGCATCGACGAGCTGCTGGGGCGGGTGGTGAGCACCCGCGGCCCCTACGACCTCTTCTCGGGCAACAGGTCGgagcccgccggccggggccaccGGGCGCGGGAG CTCTGTGACGTTGCCCCCCGGCAGCAGAGAGGCgctgagctgagccccagggGCGCCAAGAGcttcctggaggagctgacgTCGAGGGACAACAAGAAGAAAGGGCGCTTCAGCACCGTGCCGAGGGAGCCAGGCCACCCCGCCGAGAGGATCTTCTGGGCCACGCTGAGCCAGTGCCCCCGGGACGCC TTTGCTGCAGGGCCGGGCTCGTACGATCCAAAGGCCATTGAGAGGTCAGAATACTTCAACCAACCCCCATTTTGGTCGTCTGCCAAGAGATTTGATAGAAAGTCCTGCCGCCTCTTTGCTGGGAATGAG AATCCTGTAGGTGCTGGTCGCTACAACATCACCAGACACGAGAAATATCCTTGCAAGATCAGGTACCAGTCCCTGTACCAGTGTGAAACACGGCGGTACCTGAGTAACCTGGAGCGGGATGCCTACTTGCT TGAGCGGCTCAAGCCTTCTATCAAAAACAACTGGAATGATTTGATTGCTGCTCCGCATTGCCCAGATACCTCTGAAGCAATCACTGCTGTTTTCTGA
- the CIMAP2 gene encoding ciliary microtubule-associated protein 2 isoform X1: protein MKRSKRVKETLGPGTYNIKDFLQEKRPSSLRGVCDTRERRFRDVLRDCYPGPGTYSPRGDPCAGREEPAARSASSRGLMDSRTPQRVLPMTLGSGLGPASYNLPNSIDELLGRVVSTRGPYDLFSGNRSEPAGRGHRARELCDVAPRQQRGAELSPRGAKSFLEELTSRDNKKKGRFSTVPREPGHPAERIFWATLSQCPRDAFAAGPGSYDPKAIERSEYFNQPPFWSSAKRFDRKSCRLFAGNELPHPCWLCDDEEPHVTLSFQNPVGAGRYNITRHEKYPCKIRYQSLYQCETRRYLSNLERDAYLLERLKPSIKNNWNDLIAAPHCPDTSEAITAVF from the exons ATGAAGAGAAGCAAACGCGTG AAAGAAACGCTGGGCCCGGGCACCTACAACATCAAAGACTTTCTGCAGGAGAAGCGGCCGTCGAGCCTCAGGGGCGTCTGCGACACCAGGGAGAGGCGGTTCAGAGATGTCCTCAGG GACTGCTACCCCGGCCCCGGCACCTACAGCCCGCGGGGGGACCCCTGCGCCGGCCGCGAGGAgccggccgcccgctccgccaGCTCGCGGGGCCTCATGGACAGCCGGACGCCCCAGCGCGTCCTGCCCATGACCCTG GGCAGCGGCTTGGGGCCGGCCTCCTACAACCTGCCCAACAGCATCGACGAGCTGCTGGGGCGGGTGGTGAGCACCCGCGGCCCCTACGACCTCTTCTCGGGCAACAGGTCGgagcccgccggccggggccaccGGGCGCGGGAG CTCTGTGACGTTGCCCCCCGGCAGCAGAGAGGCgctgagctgagccccagggGCGCCAAGAGcttcctggaggagctgacgTCGAGGGACAACAAGAAGAAAGGGCGCTTCAGCACCGTGCCGAGGGAGCCAGGCCACCCCGCCGAGAGGATCTTCTGGGCCACGCTGAGCCAGTGCCCCCGGGACGCC TTTGCTGCAGGGCCGGGCTCGTACGATCCAAAGGCCATTGAGAGGTCAGAATACTTCAACCAACCCCCATTTTGGTCGTCTGCCAAGAGATTTGATAGAAAGTCCTGCCGCCTCTTTGCTGGGAATGAG TTGCCTCATCCATGTTGGCTCTGTGATGATGAGGAACCACACGTGACCCTCTCCTTCCAGAATCCTGTAGGTGCTGGTCGCTACAACATCACCAGACACGAGAAATATCCTTGCAAGATCAGGTACCAGTCCCTGTACCAGTGTGAAACACGGCGGTACCTGAGTAACCTGGAGCGGGATGCCTACTTGCT TGAGCGGCTCAAGCCTTCTATCAAAAACAACTGGAATGATTTGATTGCTGCTCCGCATTGCCCAGATACCTCTGAAGCAATCACTGCTGTTTTCTGA
- the CIMAP2 gene encoding ciliary microtubule-associated protein 2 isoform X2, whose product MKRSKRVKETLGPGTYNIKDFLQEKRPSSLRGVCDTRERRFRDVLRDCYPGPGTYSPRGDPCAGREEPAARSASSRGLMDSRTPQRVLPMTLGSGLGPASYNLPNSIDELLGRVVSTRGPYDLFSGNRSEPAGRGHRAREQRGAELSPRGAKSFLEELTSRDNKKKGRFSTVPREPGHPAERIFWATLSQCPRDAFAAGPGSYDPKAIERSEYFNQPPFWSSAKRFDRKSCRLFAGNELPHPCWLCDDEEPHVTLSFQNPVGAGRYNITRHEKYPCKIRYQSLYQCETRRYLSNLERDAYLLERLKPSIKNNWNDLIAAPHCPDTSEAITAVF is encoded by the exons ATGAAGAGAAGCAAACGCGTG AAAGAAACGCTGGGCCCGGGCACCTACAACATCAAAGACTTTCTGCAGGAGAAGCGGCCGTCGAGCCTCAGGGGCGTCTGCGACACCAGGGAGAGGCGGTTCAGAGATGTCCTCAGG GACTGCTACCCCGGCCCCGGCACCTACAGCCCGCGGGGGGACCCCTGCGCCGGCCGCGAGGAgccggccgcccgctccgccaGCTCGCGGGGCCTCATGGACAGCCGGACGCCCCAGCGCGTCCTGCCCATGACCCTG GGCAGCGGCTTGGGGCCGGCCTCCTACAACCTGCCCAACAGCATCGACGAGCTGCTGGGGCGGGTGGTGAGCACCCGCGGCCCCTACGACCTCTTCTCGGGCAACAGGTCGgagcccgccggccggggccaccGGGCGCGGGAG CAGAGAGGCgctgagctgagccccagggGCGCCAAGAGcttcctggaggagctgacgTCGAGGGACAACAAGAAGAAAGGGCGCTTCAGCACCGTGCCGAGGGAGCCAGGCCACCCCGCCGAGAGGATCTTCTGGGCCACGCTGAGCCAGTGCCCCCGGGACGCC TTTGCTGCAGGGCCGGGCTCGTACGATCCAAAGGCCATTGAGAGGTCAGAATACTTCAACCAACCCCCATTTTGGTCGTCTGCCAAGAGATTTGATAGAAAGTCCTGCCGCCTCTTTGCTGGGAATGAG TTGCCTCATCCATGTTGGCTCTGTGATGATGAGGAACCACACGTGACCCTCTCCTTCCAGAATCCTGTAGGTGCTGGTCGCTACAACATCACCAGACACGAGAAATATCCTTGCAAGATCAGGTACCAGTCCCTGTACCAGTGTGAAACACGGCGGTACCTGAGTAACCTGGAGCGGGATGCCTACTTGCT TGAGCGGCTCAAGCCTTCTATCAAAAACAACTGGAATGATTTGATTGCTGCTCCGCATTGCCCAGATACCTCTGAAGCAATCACTGCTGTTTTCTGA
- the CIMAP2 gene encoding ciliary microtubule-associated protein 2 isoform X3, with protein sequence MKRSKRVKETLGPGTYNIKDFLQEKRPSSLRGVCDTRERRFRDVLRDCYPGPGTYSPRGDPCAGREEPAARSASSRGLMDSRTPQRVLPMTLGSGLGPASYNLPNSIDELLGRVVSTRGPYDLFSGNRSEPAGRGHRARERGAELSPRGAKSFLEELTSRDNKKKGRFSTVPREPGHPAERIFWATLSQCPRDAFAAGPGSYDPKAIERSEYFNQPPFWSSAKRFDRKSCRLFAGNELPHPCWLCDDEEPHVTLSFQNPVGAGRYNITRHEKYPCKIRYQSLYQCETRRYLSNLERDAYLLERLKPSIKNNWNDLIAAPHCPDTSEAITAVF encoded by the exons ATGAAGAGAAGCAAACGCGTG AAAGAAACGCTGGGCCCGGGCACCTACAACATCAAAGACTTTCTGCAGGAGAAGCGGCCGTCGAGCCTCAGGGGCGTCTGCGACACCAGGGAGAGGCGGTTCAGAGATGTCCTCAGG GACTGCTACCCCGGCCCCGGCACCTACAGCCCGCGGGGGGACCCCTGCGCCGGCCGCGAGGAgccggccgcccgctccgccaGCTCGCGGGGCCTCATGGACAGCCGGACGCCCCAGCGCGTCCTGCCCATGACCCTG GGCAGCGGCTTGGGGCCGGCCTCCTACAACCTGCCCAACAGCATCGACGAGCTGCTGGGGCGGGTGGTGAGCACCCGCGGCCCCTACGACCTCTTCTCGGGCAACAGGTCGgagcccgccggccggggccaccGGGCGCGGGAG AGAGGCgctgagctgagccccagggGCGCCAAGAGcttcctggaggagctgacgTCGAGGGACAACAAGAAGAAAGGGCGCTTCAGCACCGTGCCGAGGGAGCCAGGCCACCCCGCCGAGAGGATCTTCTGGGCCACGCTGAGCCAGTGCCCCCGGGACGCC TTTGCTGCAGGGCCGGGCTCGTACGATCCAAAGGCCATTGAGAGGTCAGAATACTTCAACCAACCCCCATTTTGGTCGTCTGCCAAGAGATTTGATAGAAAGTCCTGCCGCCTCTTTGCTGGGAATGAG TTGCCTCATCCATGTTGGCTCTGTGATGATGAGGAACCACACGTGACCCTCTCCTTCCAGAATCCTGTAGGTGCTGGTCGCTACAACATCACCAGACACGAGAAATATCCTTGCAAGATCAGGTACCAGTCCCTGTACCAGTGTGAAACACGGCGGTACCTGAGTAACCTGGAGCGGGATGCCTACTTGCT TGAGCGGCTCAAGCCTTCTATCAAAAACAACTGGAATGATTTGATTGCTGCTCCGCATTGCCCAGATACCTCTGAAGCAATCACTGCTGTTTTCTGA
- the CIMAP2 gene encoding ciliary microtubule-associated protein 2 isoform X5 has product MKRSKRVKETLGPGTYNIKDFLQEKRPSSLRGVCDTRERRFRDVLRDCYPGPGTYSPRGDPCAGREEPAARSASSRGLMDSRTPQRVLPMTLGSGLGPASYNLPNSIDELLGRVVSTRGPYDLFSGNRSEPAGRGHRAREQRGAELSPRGAKSFLEELTSRDNKKKGRFSTVPREPGHPAERIFWATLSQCPRDAFAAGPGSYDPKAIERSEYFNQPPFWSSAKRFDRKSCRLFAGNENPVGAGRYNITRHEKYPCKIRYQSLYQCETRRYLSNLERDAYLLERLKPSIKNNWNDLIAAPHCPDTSEAITAVF; this is encoded by the exons ATGAAGAGAAGCAAACGCGTG AAAGAAACGCTGGGCCCGGGCACCTACAACATCAAAGACTTTCTGCAGGAGAAGCGGCCGTCGAGCCTCAGGGGCGTCTGCGACACCAGGGAGAGGCGGTTCAGAGATGTCCTCAGG GACTGCTACCCCGGCCCCGGCACCTACAGCCCGCGGGGGGACCCCTGCGCCGGCCGCGAGGAgccggccgcccgctccgccaGCTCGCGGGGCCTCATGGACAGCCGGACGCCCCAGCGCGTCCTGCCCATGACCCTG GGCAGCGGCTTGGGGCCGGCCTCCTACAACCTGCCCAACAGCATCGACGAGCTGCTGGGGCGGGTGGTGAGCACCCGCGGCCCCTACGACCTCTTCTCGGGCAACAGGTCGgagcccgccggccggggccaccGGGCGCGGGAG CAGAGAGGCgctgagctgagccccagggGCGCCAAGAGcttcctggaggagctgacgTCGAGGGACAACAAGAAGAAAGGGCGCTTCAGCACCGTGCCGAGGGAGCCAGGCCACCCCGCCGAGAGGATCTTCTGGGCCACGCTGAGCCAGTGCCCCCGGGACGCC TTTGCTGCAGGGCCGGGCTCGTACGATCCAAAGGCCATTGAGAGGTCAGAATACTTCAACCAACCCCCATTTTGGTCGTCTGCCAAGAGATTTGATAGAAAGTCCTGCCGCCTCTTTGCTGGGAATGAG AATCCTGTAGGTGCTGGTCGCTACAACATCACCAGACACGAGAAATATCCTTGCAAGATCAGGTACCAGTCCCTGTACCAGTGTGAAACACGGCGGTACCTGAGTAACCTGGAGCGGGATGCCTACTTGCT TGAGCGGCTCAAGCCTTCTATCAAAAACAACTGGAATGATTTGATTGCTGCTCCGCATTGCCCAGATACCTCTGAAGCAATCACTGCTGTTTTCTGA